The DNA region GGCCGATCTCCCGCAGGTGGTCTACCCCTACATCCTAGTAAAGACAGAGAAGAACTTTGACTTATTGGAGCGCCTGGGGCAGACGGCAGTTTCCACTAGGGAGGCTCTGGAGCTAGTCCGCAAGCTCGAAGGGCTGGCGCCTGGGGTTGTCTTATCCGTGCCTAGGGATTTTCAGACATTACTGGGATTATTACAAGAAGTTAAAATAAGGCCTTAAACTAACGTTAAAGTTTTATATTTTTCAAAAAACGTGTCTATGCATACAATAAGTTTCGTATCGGCCTCCGGCGGGGCTGGGAAGACGCTGTTTTCTATCCTCACAGCTGGCGCCCTTGCCATAAGGGGCAAAAAGGTGTTGCTCATAGATATGGACCCCTCCGCGTCGGCCACTCTTTACCTGCTCGACAAGTACGTGGAGGATTGCAACCTCCAGATGTTGTTGAAAAACCTCGTTGACTACAAGCTGGGCAGAGCCGCTAGGCGCATAGACGTCAATGACTGCTTGGCAAGGCATAGAGTCGCCGGAGCCGAAGTTGCATCGTTTGACCTACTGCCCGGGGGCAATCTAAGCGATATACAGTCTGAGGTGTTTCAGGTAAGTGGCTGGAATAGGCTTATGGCCGACCTAGTGGCCCCCATAGAGAGCCGATATGACTACGTCATAGTCGACTCCCCCAACTGGCTTTTTCCACTATTCCCAATGACAGTCGGGCTCTCTTCCCTCTACGTGGTCATGACGAGGCCTGGGAAGTCGGAGATTGAGAAAACCAAGGTCTTCCTCCAGAGGGTATTCGCCATTATGGACCGCCAGTTCGGCATAGCACAGCCGCAGATATACTCCCTAGTTGTGCTGAACCAGATAAAGCAAATCGCTAAGGCTGATGAGGTGGAACGGGAGGGGAAGGCTACGTACGACGAGCTTAGCAGAGAATTCCCCGGCATCAAGTTCGCCCACTCAGATAAAAAGGCTAAATACTACGGCGAGAAGGAGACAGCATTTTGGGGCCTCAAGTACTACGAAGACCTGAGATTAGATAGCTACAGGGAGAATGGTCATGTATTGGTATCGTCAAAGGCAAAAGAGTCTGCTAAGCTACAGCTCAGGGCGTATCTAGAGCTATTTACTAAGTTCGTGGAGGAGACGGTGGTTTACGAACGTTTAGTGGAGTAACCACCTCACCTGTGTAGATGTAAATACGTAAGTCCAAGGTTTGCATTGCCCATTCGAGAAATTGTCTAAGACTTTGCGGCACCTCATGCGCTACGACGACTAGAGCGGCGGTGCCCCATGCGTATTTGTAGGCAAGCGCCTGCCCTATTCCGAGGTGTACCCGGCCCGCGCACTCCACCTCGGTGGGCACCCCATCGCATATGAGATCAGGCCTCACCTTCATAAAGCCGAGGTCTAAGTCTGAGGGTTCCGAACAGCCTAGTCTCTCCTTTATGACAGGTATGTGCACCCTCTCGGCGCAGTCCATGTCTAGAATTTGCCGCAGTTGAAAAGCCTAACGTCTCTGTACCCCACTAGATATATCCCGTTGACCAAAAGACCATCGTCGTGTATGAAGAAGCGGCAGACGCTCTTCGGCACAGTGGCCACTCTGCTACCCGTAAAAATTAGGAAGGTGTTGTAAGTCTCGCCGATGACGACCCCCCTCAGCTTGTAGGAACACCTATAGGTAGAGACGACCTTACCCAGCAGGTCAACGCA from Pyrobaculum arsenaticum DSM 13514 includes:
- a CDS encoding ribonuclease P protein subunit, translating into MLCVDLLGKVVSTYRCSYKLRGVVIGETYNTFLIFTGSRVATVPKSVCRFFIHDDGLLVNGIYLVGYRDVRLFNCGKF
- a CDS encoding ParA family protein; the protein is MHTISFVSASGGAGKTLFSILTAGALAIRGKKVLLIDMDPSASATLYLLDKYVEDCNLQMLLKNLVDYKLGRAARRIDVNDCLARHRVAGAEVASFDLLPGGNLSDIQSEVFQVSGWNRLMADLVAPIESRYDYVIVDSPNWLFPLFPMTVGLSSLYVVMTRPGKSEIEKTKVFLQRVFAIMDRQFGIAQPQIYSLVVLNQIKQIAKADEVEREGKATYDELSREFPGIKFAHSDKKAKYYGEKETAFWGLKYYEDLRLDSYRENGHVLVSSKAKESAKLQLRAYLELFTKFVEETVVYERLVE